One window of Triticum dicoccoides isolate Atlit2015 ecotype Zavitan chromosome 5A, WEW_v2.0, whole genome shotgun sequence genomic DNA carries:
- the LOC119297100 gene encoding putative glutaredoxin-C14 encodes MDRVMKMASERGVVIFTLNSCCMCHTVTRLFTDLGVNALVHELDHDPKGKEMERALLKLLGKGPPVPAVFIGGKLVGGTNKVMSLHLGGELVPMIRNAGALWL; translated from the coding sequence ATGGACCGTGTGATGAAGATGGCGTCAGAGCGGGGGGTGGTGATCTTCACCTTGAACTCATGCTGCATGTGCCACACGGTAACCCGCCTCTTCACCGACCTCGGTGTCAATGCTCTAGTTCATGAGCTAGACCATGATCCCAAGGGCAAAGAGATGGAGAGGGCGCTCCTCAAGCTTCTCGGGAAGGGGCCACCCGTCCCAGCAGTGTTCATCGGTGGAAAGCTTGTCGGCGGCACCAATAAGGTCATGTCTCTGCACCTTGGTGGTGAGCTGGTCCCCATGATACGGAATGCAGGTGCCCTATGGCTGTAG